One Spea bombifrons isolate aSpeBom1 chromosome 1, aSpeBom1.2.pri, whole genome shotgun sequence DNA window includes the following coding sequences:
- the CDC42SE2 gene encoding CDC42 small effector protein 2, with protein MSEFWLCFNCCIAEQPQPKRRRRIDRSMIGEPTNFVHTAHVGSGDLFSGMNSVSSIQNQMQSKGGYGGNMSANVQMQLVDTKAG; from the exons ATGAGTGAATTCTGGTTGTGTTTCAACTGCTGTATCGCAGAACAGCCCCAGCCT aaaaggCGACGGCGGATCGACAGAAGTATGATCGGAGAGCCGACGAACTTTGTTCACACGGCACACGTAGGATCTGGGGACCTGTTTAGCGGAATGAATTCA GTGAGTTCTATCCAAAACCAAATGCAGTCCAAGGGAGGCTATGGTGGAAATATGTCGGCAAATGTTCAAATGCAACTTGTGGACACAAAGGCAGGATAA